The Longimicrobium sp. DNA window ACCACGAGTCGGGTCCCCACGTCCTTGTACTGGACCACCTGGTCGCGCGCACCTCCGTCCGTCGTGCGCTGCAGCTGCACGAAGGGGCGCTGGTCCCCAACGTTGATTTCCGCCTGCTCATTGTTGGCCGCGAAGATGATTGGACGGCTGAGGATGGAGACCACACCACGCGCCACCCCGGCCCGCAGCGTCAGGTTCAGGTCCACCCCGCCGAGACCTCGGACATCTACCAGCAGGTCCTCGCGAGCCGCGCCTTCCAGCCTGCCTGCGACGGTGGTGTTACCCGAGCCACGCACTCGGGTTTGCCCCACACTGGCAGAGAGAGCGTAACTGAATTCCGAATTACGCCTGACCTCCGCGATCGCTACCTCGATGATCACCTGCAGCGGGCGAATATCGACCTGCCGCACCGCCGCCTGCACCAACTCGTAATCCGCGCGGCTCGCCCTCACCAGAAGAGAGTTGGTGCGGGCGTCTGGCACGATCACCACTTCTCCGCGAAAGCCACCGGTACCTGTTGAGGCTGGCACCCCGCCCGAGATGGACGCGCTCTGATCGGCTCCCGCTGGAATGCGGTTGGCGCGCAGCGCGTCAGAGAGCGTTGCGAGTGGGTCTCTGGCGCCGAGTTCGCCCAGCGCGCCCCCCCGGCCATAGAGCGCGTTGACAGTCGCGGCCACATCGGCGGCTCGCGCGTGGCGGAGCGGGATGACGAAGAGCTCCGCTACACCGCTCCCGGTTGCGACTACTCCCTGCGGAGGTCCCGCTGCGGAGAACGGAGGTGTGGACGCCAAAGCGGGCGCGGGCTGGCCCCGTTGCCGGACGACATACGAGCCGCTGTCCTCCACCAGTTCGAAGCCATTGCTATCGAGCAGGCTACGAAGTATCGAAACTACCTGCCGTTGCTCCACCGGGTGGGGAGTGCGCAGCGACACCCGTTGCCCTCCCACCGCACTGAAGAGCACCGGGCGGTCCAGGTATCGCGCGAGCGACTGGACTACCGCGCGTAATTCGGTGTCCGCAAAATCGATGGTGACTCCGCGCCCGGGATCGATCGTCTGGGCGCGGAGCGGTGGCGCGGTGCACAGCGCCCCGGCAAGTGCGACCACAAGGAAGTGGCATTTCACGGTCCGACTCGCTTGATATTGAGGCGAAGGGTGGAGTCGCGACCCTGGATCACGACCCGCTCAGACGAGATAGAACGAACGCGGAGGTCGCCAAACCTGTCTCCCTCGCGCGCCACCACGGCGCCAGTACGTCCCGGAACGCCTTCGAGGATCGCCTCCCAGGGAGGGCCGGAGATGCCGTTGACCCGCAGACCGGCATCCGCGAGGGAGGATACCCCGGGAGGCGGGTACATCCCGGCCGGCGTTGTCGTCCTCCCTAACGTACTGTAGGAGGGGAGCCCGGGGCCGACGAATGAACCCAGCCCCGGCGGCTGGCCGGTTGTGAGCGGGGCGGGTGTGCGATCCAGCCGGAACGGGTTCTCTCGGGAGGTAGCTTCCACTGCCGCGGCGAGCCTGGCTGCGGGGACCGTGGTGACGGCTGCAGGTGCCGCGAGCGACACGGAAGAAGCCGGGGGTATCGCCGGAAGCGCACGGCGCCAGCGTACCCAACCAGTGAGAGCGAAGCCGAGCGCCGTCGCGTACAGGAGCCGTTCCCAGCGCCCACGCGTCATGGCTGGATCTCCTTCAGTCGACGCGCCGGGGTCAGCGCCTCCGCCGCGAAATCCATTCGGAGCGTCTCGGGGCGATCCGGAGGCCCGCCCGCGTCCGGTTGGGAAATTGCCCACTCCGGCAGCGATACCAGGATTGGACCGGCCTCTACCATCTCCATGAAGCGCAGGAGCCCCGGAAGGCTTCCCGTGGCGTCGCCACGCACCCGCACGCGAGTGAAGACGGTGTGCACCCCCGAATCTGGGGGTGATATTTGCATCGTACCCAGCTGCACACCCGACTCGCCCGCCGCTTCGGATAACAGCGAGGCTAGCGCGGCGCCCCCAGCACCTGGGCTTTTCCCGGGCACTACTCTCGGTGTAAGTGCCGCCAAGCGCGCCCGCCGCGCCGCCGCGCTGTCGCGCATCGCCGGCAGGGCGCGTACGGCGGCCTCGCGTTGCGCCGACTCCACCCGCACCCCGAACGCCGAGTCGCGTGTCCCTTCATCCCAGTGGCGCCATGCAGGAATACCCCGCACGAGCAAGAGGATGAGCGCGATCGCCGCTCCTCCCGCCACCATCACTCGGTGGTCGCGCTCGGAAATGCCTGAGATCATCGCGCCCGAACCACCGACGGAGTACGCCGATAGCGTACCGTGACCCGCTCCACCTGCCTGCCTGCCGCGATCTCACGCG harbors:
- a CDS encoding secretin N-terminal domain-containing protein, which codes for MKCHFLVVALAGALCTAPPLRAQTIDPGRGVTIDFADTELRAVVQSLARYLDRPVLFSAVGGQRVSLRTPHPVEQRQVVSILRSLLDSNGFELVEDSGSYVVRQRGQPAPALASTPPFSAAGPPQGVVATGSGVAELFVIPLRHARAADVAATVNALYGRGGALGELGARDPLATLSDALRANRIPAGADQSASISGGVPASTGTGGFRGEVVIVPDARTNSLLVRASRADYELVQAAVRQVDIRPLQVIIEVAIAEVRRNSEFSYALSASVGQTRVRGSGNTTVAGRLEGAAREDLLVDVRGLGGVDLNLTLRAGVARGVVSILSRPIIFAANNEQAEINVGDQRPFVQLQRTTDGGARDQVVQYKDVGTRLVVLPTISADGYVQLSVTQEVNNATAETGPQNAPVISTRSIRTALLVRDGQTVVLGGLAEAQSERGISGVPVLSSIPVIGGLFGSRSRANRGTELFVFLTPRIVRDDAGLGATTRDVQQNAGAPGKTIRKTPPLILPRPGKLPGTARSPVQAAPIPPPSDPETEHR
- a CDS encoding GspMb/PilO family protein, yielding MISGISERDHRVMVAGGAAIALILLLVRGIPAWRHWDEGTRDSAFGVRVESAQREAAVRALPAMRDSAAARRARLAALTPRVVPGKSPGAGGAALASLLSEAAGESGVQLGTMQISPPDSGVHTVFTRVRVRGDATGSLPGLLRFMEMVEAGPILVSLPEWAISQPDAGGPPDRPETLRMDFAAEALTPARRLKEIQP